The Fusarium keratoplasticum isolate Fu6.1 chromosome 4, whole genome shotgun sequence genome contains the following window.
GCGGCAGAGCGGTCCACAGTTGTCTCTCCAGGTTCATCAGAAAAGTCGATCAGGGTTCCCATGGTTGGACCTGCGGATGGTCTCCTTTCTCGGAATGCGCCTGGTACTAGGTTCTGAGATGAAGCATTTCGCGAACCATCGTATGCGCTTGGAGTCCTTGATCGATTAGGGTCAAAGCCAGGGTCGAAGAAGGGTGTCTCTTCCGGTGTCGTCACATCTCGGATGAAGACCGCGAGAATACGGCCAGGATTATTCAGAGCAAGTTCTGTGTAAACCTCCAAATCAGCTTCTCCGCTGTCACCCACGAGGATAAAGCTTCTCTCAGGAAAGTCCCTGAGCAGCCGAGTTAGGGTTGATCGCTTTCGTTCAGCTACTGGCTCAAAAATTCCCTGCAGCATGCCGCTGTATTGCTTTAAGTGAAGGGATCCTGGCGGTAGTCCGTGGagcttgaagaagctggccagGACTGGGAACAGCTGCCATGGACTGTTTGAGCAGTAATGAATACTGACGCCGAGCTGGTACATGCGATTATACCATTCTCTCACGCCTTCAACCGAAAGCTCAGACAAGTCGCGAACGAAAGTGTTGCGGAAGATCTCTTTGGCGCCCCCTGAGATGTTGGACTTCTTGACAGTATCGTCAATGTCACTAATCAGGCTAACTCCGTAAGGCTCAATGAGCTTGATCTCCTGAGTCGCCGATAGATCCTCGCTCGCCAGAACCCGAACATGTGTTGGTACAAAGTCTAGTGCAGCGCGGATGATGAAATGACCTGCATCGTTGGTCATGACAGTTCTTGACTGAGACTTGGTGTCGTTgtagaagaagagggtgATGGGGAGAGCAACAGAAGGGTTCGTCATGAATGGCGCTATTCGAGCCATGAGATTTGCATTAGCAAGTGCCAGATCTGCTTCACTCATCTCAGTCGTGGATGTTGAGAAGGTCCTGGCTGGCATCGTTGGACTTGATGGAGCCGAGTCTGGGGACTGGTTCCCACTCTTCGATCGAGGAAAGTAGAAGCTGTCCGTCTCTGGGTCGCTGTTCTCCTGAGGTCTCTCACTGTAGCCTCCGCGATAGGCCACACGCTTCTCTTGCTGTCCGAGTCGTTCAATGCGCCGCGCTTCATGCTCAATCTTTTCCCGCTCCCGTTGCTCCTCGTGCATCTGATGAGTTCGGGCGGGTCCAGTGTTGAGATTGTAAGGCTGATCAGCTCTTGGAGCTGGTATACCGCTGAGCTGCCGAGCCAGGCCGATTAATATTCGATTCCTCCGTGTCATTGGTCCCGTATGAGGAGAGTAGATCCAACCTCGGACAtcgacgtcgacgatggcATTCTCATCCTCGTTTCTCTCCCATTCCTGCCTCCAGAAGTTCTCGTCTCTGATACTTCCATGCGCAGCTTCTGATTGATGCATCGCTGTCTCGCCCCAGTCTCTCTTTGTATGTCGTTTCGCGTATGAAGGGAACAGGACCATTTGATCGTCGCCCTGGACGGTAATGGCGACATCAGGGAAGGCACCTGGAATGTGTATCCGGCCATGGTTCTCATATGTTCCGTCCATGCCTCGCGCCCTAGTCTGGGCGTATGAttccttgatctcggtgACCGCTGCCTGGCCGCTCCTGTACAAATTGCCCGCCATGGCGGCCAGCCGTTTCCTTCGGTATCCTCTCTCCCGATCCGGGCTGGTGGCCCGGTCCGAGCCGTAGCCCGTCATACTCCCTCCGATAGGCGGCATTCTGCGTGCCACGAGACCCTTGTGCCGGGTCCTGGCATGCTTGACCGGTCGATGTGCTTGCTGACCCAGCCACAGTCGTCTACCCTGCCTTGCGACGATGTCTACGATTCGAGATTTGTCGGCGCGCCGACGCTGGCGCTCAACTATATAACGGTAGACCCGCGACTGAAAGTTGTGCTTCAGGTAGGGAAGAGTATTGAGGTGGAAGTTGAGTAGTCGCTCGCGATATCGCTCTCGGACGGCACGTGGGAAGAGGAAGCGCAGGAGGCTCTGCTTGTGGCGCGGATGAGGGCGATAGGGGCCGAAGAACCTGAACGGAGCCACCTTGTCGACTAGTCCTCCCGAGACGGGGAATCCGATTTATAGGCGAGGATGTACGTCTCTGGACGGCGGGCTCACGATGACGGTCCGGCTGACGGTGGGAGAAGACGAGCTGGGTGGATGCGACGGGCGACGGGCTCGTCGCAGGCGGGCGCGTCTTCTGACGGGGGCGTTTTCAGCCTGACACGACGGTCAAAGATGACTGGTGCACATGATTCGAGTCTGCCCGGCGGGTTTTGGAGGTCTTGAAGATAGCAATGTTGGTCTCAGCAGGATGGTGAACTCGTGACCTCCAGCTGCCTGGAATGGAGAGCTAGGCGCAGCCGAGGTGGGCGTTGGACCTTACGTCATCAAACTTGAACCTGCATATTCTCCTCCAAGGGTAAGGGTAAGGcataataataataacaaTAATAAATAGACctaaagaaaataaaatacttgctctttttatttcttatttaaaTGGATTTTATTCAATTTTATGTATACTATTAGAGAGGAATTAGATATTAGGTACTGTTGTACTGTAGCATTtcgtttatttcttaaaCCCCATGCGCAGGTAGCTAACCTACAACTGCACATGACAAGAGGTTTCAATATCTTACACCCTCTATAATTGGCCATGTTTATTTATATCGTATCTCATAGGTCGCATAGTTTCCTTCGTATTACGGACTGTGCGCTTCCTGTCTCATTATAACATGGTTCCCGTGCGCGTTTCTTGCCGTGTTATCCAGGAGCATTCAGAAGAAATGGGATAGTGAGAATTCCACTCAACTCTCATTAGTTCTTCACCGAAATGTGGCGAAACAGTTGTTCTTCCTTGTCTCTTGTTCTTTCTTGGCAATAATGTCCAAGTCACTCACCAAATGATCGAGTGAATGGCCCTGGGACGTGGTCCTACGCCTTTCCCCGGAACTCTGATCGTCATCGCCCGGGCTCATCTCTCGGGTTTCCAGACGTTACGGTTCATGTATGGGCACCAATAGACTCCGAATGCCTTTTCCGGGATGATTTTCCGCGTGGGAAAAAAAATTGAATGAAGCGGACGCCAGCGCCCTGCTCAACTCGTCATGTAGGGTTATGGAGAAATAAATAAGACACCGAAGGCGGAAAGCAAAATACAGGTCAACTCCTCTAAGTCCTTTACattataactaaattacTCATCAATGTTATTCTTAAGCTCTTAAACACTGTTTGTTAATCTTATTCCATCTTTATAGCCACCCGTAGGGGAGGATAAGCGTCTAATAACCTGAATGCGTCCCGGAGCAGCTACCTGAGTAATACtgtagaggaagaggcttAAAATTGGTACCACTCTCTCTAACTAGGGTCATTTATGGAAATGGCGAGCTCCCTGAGTTTATGGGAACCTTCCCACTCTTTCTTCATCTCACCCCTGAACACAGTGGCGCGCGAACGGTATCGATCAGAGACCCAATGGTAGAACTTCATTTTGAAGACTACTTGATAGAGATATAAGGGTTTGAAGGGCTGGACTCTTTTGGGAAACCTGTGTTTGCAGCTTGCCGGCCTAAGGTCGGAGTGGCCAACTGAAGTCGATGAGGACCCGAGGGACCTGGGTTGTAAGTCTTCGCTAATAAGGGGGCTGTTCCTAGAGCAAGGTCCTTGCGCCTCGCGAATAAATAGTAAATTTTGGCTTTAGGCTCGATTGCTGTGGCGATAACATCCGGCTGAAAACCAGAAGGGGTGAGGAAAAGTGTCTCCGGGTCGATGCGAGACTGTATCGAGGCACCCATTGGATTCACTCCATTAATCATGGTAAACCACACTGGACGCGGTTACCCTTAACAAGTAGCATCATAAGTTTGATTTAAAAAGTAGATGGGAGTGAATTAGCCGCCAGCCTGGCTTATCCCTTATCCCCTTGGCGTTAAGATGGTGAGAGGTCCCCGTGGGTAGGTGGTCGAGGCATTACATGCCCTGAGTGCTGCTTTAGAGCTGTTTTGGGGATGCTAATTGCCTATATGAACCATTTTAGGTGTCGTTGGGTTTGAAGAGTGTCAGAGGAATGTGCCGTGTGACGAAAAAGCCAGGTCCTGGATGGAGAGGGGGGTCTAGGTCAGCGCGGAAACGGCTCTCGACATTGATGGATAGGGAGTGATAAGCAAATGGAGAAAAAGGAAGAGAATTGCTGCAATGAAAATAAGCTCAAAGGATAGAAAGAGAAGCGTAATTGAGCAGAACGTTGGTGATATTGTTACAGAACTCTGGGCAAGTCTCAGAGGTACGTTGTTCCTTGGTACGTTACCGATTCAGATGACAGAGCAGATTGTTGTTCGCCTTGAAAGGTAGAATAAATGATACTAATTAAAAGTTCCTCTACGCAAAGTAACTATTAAGTAATTCCCCTGCCCCCTACGAGCATTAAGATAATGCTGTTTACCACTCCCCTAGATCTCTCCTGGCGTAGGTCTTTATTCCGCATTCGATCAGTGTGCCAAAGCCATGCGGCAAGAGGAACTCATTAAAATCTTCGAAAAACCCGAAAACCACCAGCCTGGCCCTAAATCGATGTACCAGTCATGGAAAGGTGCTATGCATCCCTCATTCACGATCGGAGCCAGATGAGGAGAACACTGTCTAGATTCGTTAGGAGAACCTATCCAACATTGCTCACAGATAGTGAGCCCATGCCTCCTTGATAGCCATGCGAGAAAGTGACAGAGGTTCTGAGagaggtgggaggaggaaTACATGGCGGCCATGTCTGTTAGGACTCTGAACTACAACTTCCATTTCGATGGCTACGAGTATCGGGGGGAGTAGCTATGATTATTCAGCTCTGTAAATTACGTCCTGTAAATGCAAGATGCCGTGTCTGAACGGGTCTGAACGGGCTGTCTGTAGACGCATCGCATTGTGGTGGCAGCCCTGTTGTGCCGTGCCTTGTTTCCAATGACACTCTTGGCTGATGCTCTCGACGCTGGGTTCAAGCAAGTACTTGTTCCTGTATTCAATACTTTGACGCAAGCTCATCACGATACCAAGTTAAACAGCGACGATCACGTCCCCCATGCGTTGGCTGTCTTATTGACAACCCATTGGATGCGTTCCACACCACTCCCTCACCACCTCGCCCTTTTCCCCTCTGTCTCTCAACAACGCCGCCGCATCTATCCCGTCTCTGTcaaagacggccaaggaTGCGTATCGCCTGCAGTTTCCGCTTTCTAAATCGCTCACACCATCTGCTCAAATCTCGGTTTCTTCCGCAAGAGCCCACACTGCAAACCTCTCTTGGCCCTTCATCACACCTTCCTGGTTCGAAGCGCTCCACCTGCGTGCTTGCCTTGGCATGTCGTCGGTGGATGCTGAAAGCTACTTGGTGGAACTATCATGTTGATGCAAGGAGAGCTGAGGTTTCCGCCACTTCCAGACCTGTCATCGCCTGTGATGCGGGACTGACGAAGATATTGATAATCCACAGCCTCTACCGGCTTCCCCGACACAGCCCACACGTCTTAGATCTCGGATGTCTCTGATGCCTCCGACCCCGAGACATGGAGACTGTATTTCGTCAAGGTGGTGATCCCCCGGCTGCCAAGGAAGTCATCACATGGTACTGCAAAGTCACCGCCGGATACTCTTCAAAGTACACAAGGATGAAGTCGAAACAAGCAAACGAAACAGAGTTTGATCTTCACATTCCTTGCCCATCTTGAAAATGAATGTCACGGTGGAGTGGCGACCTTGAATGCATCGTGATGGTGGAGTGGACTGGGCTTGATGCGTTCAGCCCGGCGCTTAAATGGAAACAAGGCTTTGGACAGGGGCATAACAGTCAAACGCTTGGAACTGACAACAAAGCATATTAGTTCGTAGACTTGTAAAATAGTTCGTGCTAGCAACTGCATAACCGCAAGACTAAAAGGCTAAGGCATACAAGCTTCCACGCCACGGTTCCTCCGATCAAGAACCTCGAAGCAGCcggagaaaaaaagaagctCTCAAACACACGTCAAACTGAACAAACTTTAGGAGTGCCAACAACGTTGGCGCACCACCTCCATTAGGAATACAAGTCTCACCACGGACGAAAGAGGCTTGCGAGCCGCGTTTCTAGACCCGTATAGCCTCCTGTAAGTAGCTGAATACGAACCTACCTGCGTACCTTGACCAAACGGCGCAGTGCCAGGGTTGAAAGTGACAGACTATCCCGGCGCGGGCCGGCGGGAACGGCGTGTGCCGAACCACGTCGAGTTTAGCTCTCGgaggaaagagagaaaaaCGTCGAGAGGGATGGTGGGAACTATGACGAACCAATCATGACGTCTATGGTGATGGAGATCTGGAATGCCGTTCTGAAATGTGACGAGTCTAGATCGAGAGAATGTCTCAGATTCACGGAATGCACATGGTGGCTTGCCGAGAGACTCCTCCTCCGGCAGCCGGACCTGGGAGGCATCGAGGATGAAAGAGTACGATGAACCGATGGAGTTTCTTATTGTCAGTTGCTCAGTTTAGTATATAATCTACCAACTCGCCCAGCAATAGCAATGGATCAGATCATCATCGAACAAACACCCCTGAAAACCACATCACCAACTTAAACAATGAAGTTCCTGAGCCTCCTCACCCTTGCGTCGTTCGCCTTGGCGGTCCCGGCACCGGCCTCGGAGCCTGAGCTTGTTCCTGAGCTTGTCCCCCGACAGCAGCAGACTGCCGTGGGTGTCATTGTCAACCAAGTCGGTACCCTCCAGACTGCTGTCCAAGCCAATGTTGATGCTATCAGTATGGAGAAACTCTACAAATGAACGGGAACAGAGGCTAATGTGAGATCATAGCCACCGCCGTCACCCAAATCCAGGGGGCCGTCGACGCTCAAGTCATTGTCCAGCTCCAAACCATCATTAGGGCCAATCTTCAGGCTATCGTCGAGGCTGTCGCAACAGCCACAGCCTCCATCGTTGCCGTCACCACCGGCGCAGCGGGAGGTGTCGTGGGCGCCATCGTCGGCCTTACTCAGAACCAAGTCGTCCAGCTCATCGCGGCCATTGAAGCATCTATCCAGGTCATCAGCCAGAtcagcgtcgtcgtcacACTCATCGTCACTGACCTGACCCCGGACATCCGTGCCTTCTTCGATGCTGAGCTCCAGGCCGTTAGGGAGATCCTAAACCCCTTCATCGCTCCCCTGGCCATCTTTGCTGCTGCTATCTTGAGCGCCTCAGTTACTCTCGGTGTTGTTGTCACGGGACTGAGGGCTGCTCTCATTGCCCTGCTTCAAATCCAGCTTGCTCTTATCGCTGGCATCGGTGTCCCTGTTGACTCAAGTCTCCCCATCGTGTCTGCCATCGCCGCCCTGTAAAGGAGCATGTCATGGTTTGACATGTAGCAAGGAAACACTCCTACTGCAACACCGGAACTTCTGGAGCTAGGGCACAATTCACGCGTTCCGTGGAAGGGACGGAGGCTCGGTGCTGAATGGAACTTCTCTTCTGCAATCTCTATAGGCTTAGATCAGTCATTAGATCGCTGCTGGAGATTGTGTTCAACACACTACCGTGGTTACACGAGAGAGCTCTGGCTCTCCAGGACTTGACCAGAACTGGGGTTCAACAGAGGAATAAAACACGCCCGTTTGTCGATAATACGTGTAATTATAAGAGTAATTACCCTTGATTCACTTGACCGATAATAACATGTGCCTTGCTATGAGTTTCATTAAAATCTACCTGTACATCGCTGACAATGACTCCCCTTTACTTCACCTCCTCTTGCCAccagccttgcccttggcttTGCTGGGGGCACTCTTCTTGTCTCCgccctttgcctttgccttggctttCGACTTGGCTTGCTCCTTATGCCttgccttcatctcggcTTCAGAAGACTTGCCCTTCCTCCACTCCTGACCCTCGGCGCGCATCTGCTTGGCGTCGAGtcgcttcttgtccttgttgctcaGCTTgcccgccttcttcttcaagcccTCCCGCATGCCGTTCAGCTCCTCGCGGCCGGCCTGcttggacttcttcttgtcgtGTTCCGTTTCGAACCATGTTCGCTTGGGTCGGGACTTGATGTCGGCCTCATGCTCAATCAGGttctcgcccttcttcacctGCATCTCGACATGGGCGAGgtgcttctcctccttctcttcctgcATGATCTCATCGATCTcgtcgtccatctcatcaatctcGTCCTGGAACTTGTCGGCTTCCGAAGCTTCGATGGCTCGGCTGACGACCTTGGCAC
Protein-coding sequences here:
- a CDS encoding DUF2183 domain-containing protein, with the protein product MPPIGGSMTGYGSDRATSPDRERGYRRKRLAAMAGNLYRSGQAAVTEIKESYAQTRARGMDGTYENHGRIHIPGAFPDVAITVQGDDQMVLFPSYAKRHTKRDWGETAMHQSEAAHGSIRDENFWRQEWERNEDENAIVDVDVRGWIYSPHTGPMTRRNRILIGLARQLSGIPAPRADQPYNLNTGPARTHQMHEEQREREKIEHEARRIERLGQQEKRVAYRGGYSERPQENSDPETDSFYFPRSKSGNQSPDSAPSSPTMPARTFSTSTTEMSEADLALANANLMARIAPFMTNPSVALPITLFFYNDTKSQSRTVMTNDAGHFIIRAALDFVPTHVRVLASEDLSATQEIKLIEPYGVSLISDIDDTVKKSNISGGAKEIFRNTFVRDLSELSVEGVREWYNRMYQLGVSIHYCSNSPWQLFPVLASFFKLHGLPPGSLHLKQYSGMLQGIFEPVAERKRSTLTRLLRDFPERSFILVGDSGEADLEVYTELALNNPGRILAVFIRDVTTPEETPFFDPGFDPNRSRTPSAYDGSRNASSQNLVPGAFRERRPSAGPTMGTLIDFSDEPGETTVDRSAALAQIRNSSVPKTASTTDLLGGRKPPPPRPAKPAALRSAKSITELNKGVAGLGLSRQNSEEQPPPPPPRKPIVQVREPTAPHPLSQIQNSSQQSMGSSNSGGFKIPAQPRNRPVYDADRPPPPPPRRRATPSNITEPGPRPPPRRTQTTTNLDVDYEPLPPPTNGPPSFGTARSGSRSDGNTPTGGSPTLGPQAVNKKLELWRRRLARAHEQLDGLGVALYTWRRGGDVIAEAEGIVKQALADMERKRRKR